Part of the Kushneria marisflavi genome, TCATCAATATCCATGGCCGCCTCATGCAGCGCTTCATCGCCATTGGCCGGGTCCATTTGATAAGAGGCGCGGTCGACAGGGGATGAACCTGTATTGAAGGCGGGCGTGTCATAGTATGAGGCGTATCTCGCCGAACATGACATGATGCGGGTATGGGGCAGCCCCTCGGCTTCGAGAATCTTTCTGATGGCGCCAATGTGACCGTCCATCATGTTGGAGGGGGCAACGTAATCGGCCCCCGCTTCGGCATGACTCAGAGCCTGCTTGGTCAGCGTTTCGACCGTGCGGTCGTTGAGAAGGCAGCCCTGGTCGTCGAGAATGCCGTCCTGACCGTGTACGGTATAAGGGGCAAGGGCAATGTCGGTAATGAGGCCCAGTGTCGGATAAGCGGCCTTGAGTGCACGAAGCGCCCTCGGAATCAGACCCGAGGCGTTGTAGGCCTCTTCGGCCAGCTCGCTTTTATGATCAGCGTCAATGACCGGAAGCAGGACAATGGCGGGAATGCCGAGCGCGACGATCTCGCCGGCATCCTGCACAAGCTGGTCAATGGAGAGTTGCTCCACTCCCGGCATTGATGGAATGTCATCGCGGCGATTGTCTCCTTCCTGGATAAAAACAGGCAGAATCAGATCCTCCACGGTCAGCGTGCTTTCACGCATCATGCGACGTGAAAAATCATCGTGACGCATGCGATGCATACGGGTTCCGGGAAATTTGCGTGAGACAATGGCAGCCACGATAGAACTCCTGAAACACAAAAGTGACACTACGGACACAACTATAATAGCTGGCCTGTTCGGCAGCGGTGACAACGATCGTCACATTCGACAGGGCCGACAGGGTATCTGTCGCCACTCTCCTGCCAGGAAGGCGGATGTCATGAATCTCATGGGAGCAGCAGCATGAAAAAGCGTGTAGCAGTCGTGATTTCCGGGTGCGGATGGCTGGATGGTACCGATGTGCAGGAGATGACAATGGTGCTTCTGCGCCTGGATCAGCTCGGGCTTGAATGGAGCTGCTTTGCCCCGGATGTGGTACAGCACCACGTCATTGACCATACCAGCGGCGAGCCCATGGACAGTGTGAATCGTCACGCCATGGTCGAATCCTGCCGCATGGTCCATGAGCGGATTTATCCGCTAGACAAGCTACAGGCGAAGGAGTTTGGGGCCGTGATCATCCCCGGTGGGCATGGCGCCATCAATCAGCTGAGCGATTTTGCCGTCAGCGGGTCTTCCATGCAGGTGCTTGAGCAGTTGGTCGGTCAGCTTTACGAATTTCATGAGTCCCGCAAGCCCATCGCACTGGTGGGTATGGCAGCCCTGCTGGTACCCCGTCTCTTTGAGCAGGCCATTCCGGTTACGCTTGGCCAGAGCGCCGAGCTGTCCGGTACCATCAGTGCCATGGGCGGGCTGCACAAGAGTGCCGGCGTCGGGGAAATCGTGGTGGATATTGAGCACCGCGTTCTGACCACGCCCGGTTGGCTCATGGGCAAGCGGCCGTCGGACGTGGCTCAGGGGATTTTCAAGCTGGTGGAGCGCGTGAATACGCTAATGGAGCAGCCGCGCTGAGGCGCGGCGGTTCACTCAACTGTCGGTATCGTCCATTTCGACATCATCACGGCCGCCGCGCGGTCGTCGAATGAGACGGGCAAAGAGGATGCCGATCTCGAACAGCAGCCACATCGGCCCTGCCAGCAGGGTCTGCGAAATGACATCGGGTGGCGTGAGCACCATGCCGACGATAAAGCAGCCAATCACTACATAGGGCCGCTTGGCCGACAGCGCCTGGACCGTAGTGACGCCGGTCAGCACCAGCAGGAAGGTGGCAACCGGAATCTCGAAGGCAATGCCGAAGGCCAGAAACAGCTTGAGTACGAATGAAAGGTAGGCGTTGATGTCGGTCATTACCTGTACATCTGCCGGCCCCGCCGTGGTGAAAAACTGAAACAGCAACGGAAATACCACGTAATACGCAAAGGCCGCCCCGCCGTAAAACAGCAGCACGCTTGAGCCTAGAAGGGGCAGCGCGAGCTTTTTCTCATGGGCATAAAGACCGGGGGCAATAAAGGCCCAGGCCTGATAAAGCACAAAGGGGATAGCCAGAAACAGCGACACGATCAGTGTCAGCTTGAAGGGCGCCAGAAAGGGCGAGGCGACTTCGGTGGCAATCATCTGCGAGCCGGGCGGCAGCAGCGCCATGAGCGGCTCGGCCACAAAGGTATAGATCTGGTTGGAGAAGGCGTACAGCGCCGCGAACGCGACCACGACGACAATCATGGCGCGCAGAAGGCGTGAGCGCAGCTCAATAAGATGATCGATCAGCGGGGTCTGCGACTGATTACCGTCCTGTGGGCTCATCGATCCTGTTTATCCCTGTCATGGCTGTCGTCATGGCCGTCCGATCCCGATGTTTGCCCGGAGGACGTATCGGAGGTTGTCTGCTCGCCAGCTGTCACTTCTGCTTCAGCGGCCTCGGCGGCCGAGAGCGGGGCAGTGGAGGGATCGGCGGTATTGGCGTGGCGATCCGATAACAGTTCGATATCAGGTGATTGCTCACCTGATCGATCCGGTGCGGGAGCGCTGGAAAGCGCCCGATCGGAGAGCTTTCGGCTCGTGGCCGAGGGGTCATCGCCCAGACCTTCGATATCTTCCCGTGCCTTTTTCAGACCCTGATCGAAGCGGTCCTGCTGGCTTTTCATCTTGCGCTGCAGATCTTCGGCCTCAAGCTGCGAGGTGATTTCCTGCTGAACGCTGGAGACCGTGCGTTTGATCTTTCCCAGCCACAAACCGGCCGTACGGGCTGCCGTTGGCAGACGCTCCGGGCCCAGCACCACCAGCGCGATGGCACCGACCACGATCAGCTCGGGAAAACTGATATCGAACATGGCGAATTATTTCCGGGTGTCTTCTTTATCGCGCGTGTCCGTATGGCTATCGATGGTCTCGTGGCCCGGGCGTTCGTCGTCATGCTTGACGCGTTGCTGAGGCTTGTTGCCGGCCTCGTCGTCATCGTTGACGGCCTGCTTGAAGCCCTTGATGGCGCCACCCAGATCACCGCCCAGATTACGAAGCTTCTTGGTGCCGAAAATCAGGATGATGATGCCCAGAACGATCAGAAGCTGCCAGATACTGATACCACCCAACATGACGTCTCTCCATTGTGTCCGACCGGACACGGTCATTGGTAAATCCGATGCCGCCTGTGGCTGCACCCATCATTGTAATGGTAGGACAGGTAAAAGAAGCAAATGTTACTTCCCGGTGCGTGACGCCTTTTCTTCAAGCCCGGAAATGCCCTGACGGCGTGCCAGCTCTTCAAGCACGCCGCGATGATCCAGTCCCAGATGGGACAACATGACCAGCGAATGAAACCAGAGATCGGCTGTCTCGCTGATCAATGCCTGTCTGGCGGCGTCATCGCCATGCTCGGCGTCACGGGCCGCAAGGATCGCCTCGACCGCCTCTTCACCCACCTTCTCCAGAATCTTGTTGAGACCGCGCTGGTGCAAGCCGGCGACGTAGGACGTATCAGCGTCGCCGTGGCGGCGGCTGGCCAGACTCTCATCGAGCTGGTCGAGAATGGTGCTCATTGAAATGGGTTCCTGATTCATCATGCCAGGGCGTGTTCAGGACGATGGGAGCTTATATCATCACCGTCCGCAATCTGTCGATGTTCTCCGCGGCGCTCAGCGCCATATGACCAGTGCCAGCCCGATACCGGCCGCGGCCAGTATGCTCCAGTGCTGCTGAAACGCCCACTGGGAAATGGGCTGCCAGGCAAGTGCCCCTGCGATCAGCACCAGTCCGATCCTGATGCGTCGTGCGCCCTTGCGAACCCCTGAAAAGGAGTTCTGCAGGGTCACGAAGGCGGCGGTTTGCTGCTCACGGTGCTTGCGCTCGTTTTCAACCTGGGAGAGGGCCTGATGGGCCAGGACCGGCAGCTGCGGCATGCGCTGGGCCAGATCCGGTGCCTGACGCTTGAGCTCCTCCCAGAAACCCTTGGGTCCGGCGCGCTCATGCATCCAGCGTTCCAGAAAGGGCTTGGCGGTATGCCATAGATCAAGCTCGGGATAGAGGGAGCGCCCCAGTCCTTCAATGTTGAGCAGGGTCTTCTGCAGCAGCACCAGCTGAGGTTGCACCTCCATGTGAAAACGCTGCGCGGTCTGGAAAAGCCCCATCAGTACCTGACCAAAGGAGATATCCTTGAGCGGTTTTTCCAGAATGGGCTCACAGACCGAGCGAATGGCTGCGGCAAACTCGTTGGCGCGTGTGTGTTCACCCACCCACCCGGATTCGATGTGGAGCATGGCCACTTCGTAATAATCCTGGCGGAAAAACGCGATAATGTTGCGCGCCAGATAGTCCTGATCCTCTCGGGTCAGACTGCCCACGATCCCGCAGTCAATGGCGATATAGCTGGGATCACTGGGGTTGCTGATATCCACGAAGATATTGCCCGGGTGCATATCGGCGTGAAAGAAGTTGTCGCGAAACACCTGGGTAAAAAAGATTTCCACGCCGCGCTCGGCCAGCAGGCGCATGTCGACCCCCTGGGCCTCCAGTGCATCGGTATCTGCCACCGGCACACCGCTGACCCGCTCCTGGGTCATGACCCGCTTGCGCGTCTGTGGCCAGTAAATGGTCGGCACGTGCAGTAGCGGAGAGTGCTGAAAATTGCGCTTGAGCTGGGAGGTGTTGGCGGCTTCCTTTTGCAGATCGAGCTCATCAAAGAGCGTGGACTCGTAGTCCTTGACCACTTCTACCGGACGCAGGCGCCTTGCTTCGGGCCACACCCTTAAAAGCACTTTTGCAAAGGTATACAAAAGCGCAATGTCGTTGCGCATGACATTATCGATGCCGGGGCGAATGACCTTGATCACGACCTCTTCACCACTGTGAAGTCGCGCTGCGTGCACCTGCGCAATGGAGGCCGAGGCCATCGAGTCGGCTTCAAAATGATCAAAGAGTTCACCAACCGGTGCACCCAGCTCCTCTTCGATGATGTGACGGGCGGTATCGCTGGGGAAGGGCGGTACCTGATCCTGCAGCCGCTTGAGTTCAACGGCGATGTCCGGCGGCATCAGATCGCGCCGTGTCGAGAGCATCTGTCCGAACTTGATGAAAATGGGACCCAGATCCTCGAGTGCCAGTCGCAGGCGCTCACCGCGCGTCTTGTCGCCTTTCGGAAACAGTCGAATGGGGGCGATGGCCATGACAAGGCGGGCGTAGCCCGGCAGGCGTTCGGTCGGAATCAGACTGTCGAGCCGATAGCGGGTGACTACCCAGGCAATACGGATCAGGCGCCATAGCGTCATCAAGAGTGGTGCCCTCGCAGACGACGGTTGAGACGTTCAAGCCGGGCTTCCAGCCGGTCCGTCGCAATTTCGAGTTCAGTTAGATGTTCACGGGCGACATCGAAGCGACCACGGCCGGCGAGCCACTGTCCCTCTTCCAGGATGTACTCGCGCAGATCCTGCTCCAGGCTTTTGGAAGAGTGCACGCCAAAATGGCCGAGGCGTCGCAGCCCGGTCGCCAGACTATGTGCCGGTGC contains:
- the elbB gene encoding isoprenoid biosynthesis glyoxalase ElbB yields the protein MKKRVAVVISGCGWLDGTDVQEMTMVLLRLDQLGLEWSCFAPDVVQHHVIDHTSGEPMDSVNRHAMVESCRMVHERIYPLDKLQAKEFGAVIIPGGHGAINQLSDFAVSGSSMQVLEQLVGQLYEFHESRKPIALVGMAALLVPRLFEQAIPVTLGQSAELSGTISAMGGLHKSAGVGEIVVDIEHRVLTTPGWLMGKRPSDVAQGIFKLVERVNTLMEQPR
- the tatC gene encoding twin-arginine translocase subunit TatC, yielding MSPQDGNQSQTPLIDHLIELRSRLLRAMIVVVVAFAALYAFSNQIYTFVAEPLMALLPPGSQMIATEVASPFLAPFKLTLIVSLFLAIPFVLYQAWAFIAPGLYAHEKKLALPLLGSSVLLFYGGAAFAYYVVFPLLFQFFTTAGPADVQVMTDINAYLSFVLKLFLAFGIAFEIPVATFLLVLTGVTTVQALSAKRPYVVIGCFIVGMVLTPPDVISQTLLAGPMWLLFEIGILFARLIRRPRGGRDDVEMDDTDS
- the tatB gene encoding Sec-independent protein translocase protein TatB, with protein sequence MFDISFPELIVVGAIALVVLGPERLPTAARTAGLWLGKIKRTVSSVQQEITSQLEAEDLQRKMKSQQDRFDQGLKKAREDIEGLGDDPSATSRKLSDRALSSAPAPDRSGEQSPDIELLSDRHANTADPSTAPLSAAEAAEAEVTAGEQTTSDTSSGQTSGSDGHDDSHDRDKQDR
- the hemB gene encoding porphobilinogen synthase gives rise to the protein MAAIVSRKFPGTRMHRMRHDDFSRRMMRESTLTVEDLILPVFIQEGDNRRDDIPSMPGVEQLSIDQLVQDAGEIVALGIPAIVLLPVIDADHKSELAEEAYNASGLIPRALRALKAAYPTLGLITDIALAPYTVHGQDGILDDQGCLLNDRTVETLTKQALSHAEAGADYVAPSNMMDGHIGAIRKILEAEGLPHTRIMSCSARYASYYDTPAFNTGSSPVDRASYQMDPANGDEALHEAAMDIDEGADAIMIKPGMPYLDVLYRVKQELRVPTFVYQVSGEYVMHRAAFTNGWLDEDTVILESLRCFKRAGADGIVTWFARQAAQALRA
- the ubiB gene encoding ubiquinone biosynthesis regulatory protein kinase UbiB; translated protein: MTLWRLIRIAWVVTRYRLDSLIPTERLPGYARLVMAIAPIRLFPKGDKTRGERLRLALEDLGPIFIKFGQMLSTRRDLMPPDIAVELKRLQDQVPPFPSDTARHIIEEELGAPVGELFDHFEADSMASASIAQVHAARLHSGEEVVIKVIRPGIDNVMRNDIALLYTFAKVLLRVWPEARRLRPVEVVKDYESTLFDELDLQKEAANTSQLKRNFQHSPLLHVPTIYWPQTRKRVMTQERVSGVPVADTDALEAQGVDMRLLAERGVEIFFTQVFRDNFFHADMHPGNIFVDISNPSDPSYIAIDCGIVGSLTREDQDYLARNIIAFFRQDYYEVAMLHIESGWVGEHTRANEFAAAIRSVCEPILEKPLKDISFGQVLMGLFQTAQRFHMEVQPQLVLLQKTLLNIEGLGRSLYPELDLWHTAKPFLERWMHERAGPKGFWEELKRQAPDLAQRMPQLPVLAHQALSQVENERKHREQQTAAFVTLQNSFSGVRKGARRIRIGLVLIAGALAWQPISQWAFQQHWSILAAAGIGLALVIWR
- the tatA gene encoding Sec-independent protein translocase subunit TatA, yielding MLGGISIWQLLIVLGIIILIFGTKKLRNLGGDLGGAIKGFKQAVNDDDEAGNKPQQRVKHDDERPGHETIDSHTDTRDKEDTRK
- a CDS encoding phosphoribosyl-ATP diphosphatase → MSTILDQLDESLASRRHGDADTSYVAGLHQRGLNKILEKVGEEAVEAILAARDAEHGDDAARQALISETADLWFHSLVMLSHLGLDHRGVLEELARRQGISGLEEKASRTGK